A part of Rattus rattus isolate New Zealand chromosome 6, Rrattus_CSIRO_v1, whole genome shotgun sequence genomic DNA contains:
- the LOC116903981 gene encoding uncharacterized protein C10orf143 homolog: MDSLAPGRWRWRRTEELPAAGDEKRVCRRSEAGGCECSGHMLTTCALLSWSTEDQESRPRGLPAPQPECSQERLSSMILQNGGRSSAQPCLRCISGESGHFNHTGNH; the protein is encoded by the coding sequence ATGGACAGCCTGGCGCCGGGCCGATGGAGATGGCGGAGGACGGAGGAGCTGCCAGCCGCAGGGGATGAGAAACGGGTGTGCAGGAggtcagaagcaggtggatgTGAGTGCAGTGGCCACATGCTAACCACCtgtgccctgctgtcctggagcaCAGAGGACCAGGAGTCAAGGCCACGCGGCCTGCCTGCACCACAACCAGAGTGTAGCCAGGAGAGGCTGAGCTCAATGATTCTGCAGAACGGTGGAAGGAGTTCAGCCCAACCTTGTCTGAGATGTATCTCGGGGGAATCTGGCCATTTTAACCATACAGGCAATCATTAG